The Paenarthrobacter aurescens region TTGACCGGGCCGGTTCCGCTGACCAGTCCGGTGCCGTGGAAATGTTCAATCACGGCGACGGGCGCCGTCGAATCGGTGCGCCCAGCTTTGATCAGGTGAGGCATGCTCGCAACGGGCTGGGAGCGGACCTTGGTCAGCGCAGCGACAGCGGGGGATGCTTCCGCCCCGGATGCCATCGACTGCGCCAGTTTCTCCATGAATAAATCATTTCATTGGGGTCTGACATTTTTAGCGTGCAGCTGGGCAGGGCGTCGGATGACGACGCGAACCACGCGAAACCAAAGCCGAACCCGCGGCCGTCCGACTATCAGGCAGACGTCAGTGCAGCCAGGGCCATCTGCTCCAAGATAGGGCGGGCTGACTTCACGGCGATCTTCCTGCCGTGATGGCGCACTGAGTGGGGAGTGGAGTTAATCAGACCAAAGGCTGCGTGTGCCCGGACGCGCAACCCGGGAACGTCCGCGTCGGCGTGAATCCGTGCCAGAACGTCTACCCACGTTTCCACGTAACTACGCTGCAGGGACCTGACCTCTGTTTGGTCGGCCTCGCTGAGGCTGCCGAAATCCCGGTCCTGGACACGGATGACGTCCGGATTACTGAGGGCGAAGTCAACCTGGAACCGGATCAGCCCTGTGAGTGCGGACAGCGGGTCCGCGGAGTCCGCCACCACCTGCAAACCGCCGTCCAGCAGGTCTCGGCTGACGCTGAGCAGAAGTTCACCTAGGACTGCCTGTTTGCCGGAGAAATGCCGGTAAACGGCCGGCCCGCTGACGCCTGCCGCTGCGCCGAGGTCTTCAAGGGACACCCGGGTGAAGCCGTTCTCGGCAAAGAGTCCGGCCGCGGCGGACAACAGCGCCAGTCTGCGGAGCTCCTTCGCCTGCCCGCGTTGCGTAGCGGCGGTTGCCTGCCCGCGTTGGGCGGCTGCTCGTGTGCCGTTGATGCTTGCTTCCTGACCTCCGGTCACGTCATCCTCCTTGCGCCAGGCCTGGCCCAGCGCTTGTGGTACCACTGTGCTGGACATCACAGTTAATAAAGACTAACCTAAATTTCAGTTACATGGCACTAACCGAAATGGCCTGCGGCCGGGAATGGAACAGGGGTCAATGGAGACAATTTCCAGTCTGACGGGAGCCGCAGCCGGCTCCTTTCAGGCCAACCAGGATGCGCAGCTGGCTTTGGTGGAGGAATTGAGGGAGCGGCTCGCGACGGCGGCCCTTGGCGGACCAGCCAAGTCCCGTGAGCGGCACATTGCCCGGGGCAAGCTTCTGCCGCGGGAACGGATCGAGTACTTGCTCGATGACGGCAGCCCGTTCCTCGAGATCGCGCCCTTGGCAGCCAATGGCATGTACAACGATGATTCGCCGGGGGCCGGAGTGATTGCGGGCATCGGCCTGGTCCATGGCCGCCATGTTCTGGTGATCTCCAACGACGCCACAGTCAAGGGCGGCACCTACTATCCCCTGACCGTGAAGAAGCATCTCCGTGCCCAAGAGATCGCCTTGGAGAACAAGCTTCCCTGCATTTACCTCGTCGATTCGGGCGGAGCATTCCTGCCCAAGCAGGACGAGGTCTTCCCGGACAAGGAACACTTCGGCCGGATCTTTTTCAACCAGGCCAAAATGTCGGCGGCCAAGATCCCGCAGATCGCCTCTGTCATGGGATCGTGCACAGCCGGCGGTGCGTACGTCCCGGCCATGAGCGATGAAACGGTCATCGTCCGGAACCAGGGCACCATCTTCCTGGGCGGCCCACCGTTGGTTAAGGCAGCCATCGGTGAGATCGTCACCGCTGAGGAGCTGGGTGGCGGCGACGTCCATTCAAGGATTTCCGGGGTCACGGATCACCTGGCCGAGAACGACCACCATGCGCTTGAGATTGTGCGGGACATCGTGGCCACCTTGCCGAAGCCGGCGCAGCCGGCATGGGACGTGTCCGACGTCGTCCTGCCGCCCGTCGTCGATCCTTCAGAGATCTACGGGATAGTTCCCACGGACGTCAACGCCCAGTACGACGTCCGCGAAGTCATTGCACGGCTTGTGGACGGTTCCGAATTCCATGAGTTCAAGAAGAACTACGGCACCACACTGGTGACCGGTTTCGCGCACCTGCACGGCCACCCGGTGGGAATCGTGGCCAACAACGGTGTTCTTTTCAGCGAATCGTCCCTCAAGGGGGCCCACTTCATTGAGCTCTGCGATCAGCGCGGGATCCCCCTGATCTTCCTCCAAAACCTGTCCGGCTTCATGGTGGGCAAGGACTACGAGCAGGGCGGCATCGCCAAGAACGGCGCCAAAATGGTCACGGCTGTGGCCACAGCCCGGGTGCCCAAACTGACGGTGGTGATCGGCGGTTCCTTCGGCGCCGGCAACTACTCCATGTGTGGCAGAGCCTATTCGCCGCGGTTCCTGTGGATGTGGCCCGCCGCCCGCATCTCGGTCATGGGCGGAAACCAGGCTTCCAGCGTCCTGGCCACCGTCAAAAGGGATCAGTACGAGGCTGCGGGCCAAGAATGGTCTGCCGAGGACGAGGAAGCTTTCAAAGCTCCCATCAAGCAACAGTATGAGGATCAGGGGAGCCCTTATTACTCCACCGCAAGGCTGTGGGATGACGGCATCATCGATCCCGCTGATACCCGCCGTGTCCTGGGCATGGCCCTGGACGTCGTCTCCCGCCCGCCACTGCCCGAGACCTCCTTTGGTCTCTTGAGGATGTGACCATGACCGCGCCCATCACCATCGCCGCCCAGCCGGAGCACAGGATTCAAGCCCGAACTTTCGGTGCCGTCCTCGTCGCCAACCGCGGGGAGATCGCTTGCCGCGTCATCCGCACGCTCAAGGACATGGGTATCCGCTCCGTGGCCGTCTACTCGGACGCGGATAAGGATGCCAAGCACGTAGCCCTCGCCGATACCGCTGTTGCCATCGGTGGCACAGCACCGGCTGAGAGCTACTTGAAAATCGATGCCATCATCGAAGCATGCCGTCGCAGCGGCGCGGATGCAGTCCACCCGGGCTACGGCTTCCTGTCCGAGAATGTGGAGTTCGCCAAGGCGCTGGAAGCAGCCGGCATCACCTTCATTGGCCCCGGAATTGGTGCCATTGAGGTCATGGGAGACAAGATCCGGTCCAAGAACCACGTGATGGCCTACGGCGTCCCCTGCGTTCCGGGCATTGCACAACCTGGTCTCAGTGATGGGGAACTGATCCAGGCAGCGCCGGACGTCGGCTTTCCTTTGCTGATCAAACCGTCCGCGGGTGGTGGTGGAAAAGGCATGCATGTGGTGGAAAGGCCGGAGGACATGGCTTCCACCCTCGCCACGGCCAGGCGCGTCGCAGCGTCTGCTTTCGGTGACGACACGCTCTTCCTCGAGCGGCTGATCCGCGCTCCGCGCCACATCGAGGTCCAGGTCCTTGCAGACAACCACGGCAACGTGATCCACCTCGGCGAGCGCGAGTGTTCGCTTCAGCGGCGCCATCAGAAAGTCATTGAGGAAGCTCCGTCCGCCCTTTTTGAATCATTGCCCAACGGCGTTGAGGAGCGGGCCCGAATTGGTGAAGCGGCCTGCAATGCCGCCCGTTCGGTGAACTACAGCGGTGCCGGCACGGTGGAGTTCCTCGTTTCCGACGAACATCCCGACGAGTTCTTCTTCATGGAGATGAACACCCGGCTGCAAGTAGAGCACCCCGTCACCGAAATGGTCACAGGCATCGACCTCGTTGAATGGCAGGTGAGGATCGCCGCAGGTGAGGTGCTCACCGTGGCCCAGTCCGACGTCGTACTTAAGGGTCATGCCGTGGAGGCGCGCGTTTACGCCGAAGTGCCTGAGCGGAACTTCATGCCCTCCATGGGTCGGGTTGTGGCACTGGCAGAACAGGGCGCCGCAGATGCAGGGGTTTCGGGGGAGCTGCCGGCAAACGCAAACGTGCGGATCGACTCCGCGATGCGGCAAAACGTTGAGATCACCGGGGATTACGATCCCATGTTGGCCAAGGTCATCGCCTGGGGCGATGACAGGGCGGCGGCGCTGGAAACCCTCGATGCCGCTTTGGGCCGTTATACGTTGCTGGGCGTTGATACCAACGTGGAGTATCTGCGGTTGTTGATCAATGCCCCCGAGGTCCGGGCCGGGCACCTCGATACTGGATTGATCGAGCGCAGGCTGCCGTCCATGGCGTTCCGTCATGTTGGTCCTGCTGAGTTGATCGCTGCTGCCCTGACGCTGTGGCTTGAGCGTACAGGTGCGGCGCTCGCGGGCCACGCGTGGGAGGTTCCGGACGCTTGGCGTGTGGGGGGACGCGGCGCGTGGACAGCCACGTTCGGCGTTCCGGGCGGTGGAACAGCCACGGTGTCACTGACCGAGGTGGCATCAGTCAAGGATCGGCTCGGTACTGTGACGGCAAGCGTCGACGGCGGGGATCCGGTGATCGTCCGGGTGGCGGATCGTGGTGATAACAGGATTGTGGTGGAGTTCGACGACGGTCCGATCACCTTCGCGGTGGGCAGGTCAGAGGACTCCGCGAACAATGGACCTACCAGTGTCCGCGAGCTCTTCCTCGGCAACAATGGTTGGTCCTGCAGGCTTGAGGTCCTGAACCGCGCTGAGCGCCTGCGACGGATGCTCGCCGGGATCCAGCGCGAGGACGGGGCAGCGGACCCGGAGGTTCGTTCGCCGATGCCCGGGACCGTGGTTTCAGTATCGGTGACGGACGGCGACACCGTGGAGGCAGGCCAGGCGCTCCTTGCGGTGGAGGCCATGAAGATGGAGCACCAACTGGTGGCCACCGTGGCCGGAACCGTGCACCTGACCAGCAAACCGGGCGACCTTGTCAAAGCAGACCAGGTACTCGCCACCATTCACGTAGACACAGACAGCACCAGCACAGACGAGGAAGTCCAGCCATGAGCACGTTTGAACTAAATGAGGAGTATCAGGACCTGAGCGACTCCGTCCGCGAGTTCGCCGACGAAGTGGTGGCACCGGTCTCCGCCAAGCACGACGAAGAGCATAGTTTTCCGTACGAGGTTGTGAAGCAGATGGGGGAGATGGGGCTGTTCGGCCTGCCGTTCCCCGAGGAGTTCGGCGGGATGGGCGGGGACTACTTTGCCCTGGCCTTGGCGTTGGAGCAGTTGGGCCGTGTTGATCAGTCGGTGGCCATCACGCTGGAAGCCGGGGTGTCGCTCGGTGCGATGCCTGTGTACCGCTTCGGCACTGAGGAACAGAAACAGGAGTGGCTGCCGCAGTTGGCGTCCGGACGGTCCTTGGCCGGTTTCGGCCTGACGGAGCGCGAGGCAGGTTCGGATGCGGGCGGGACCAAGACCAACGCCCATCTGGACAACGGCGAATGGGTCATCAACGGCAACAAGGAGTTCATCACCAACTCCGGTACGGACATCACTACCTTGGTGACGGTCACGGCGGTGACGGGGCAGAAGGAAAACGCGGACGGCAGCACCAAGAAAGAGATCTCCACCATCCTTGTGCCTACGGACACGCCCGGTTTCACCGCGGAAAAGCCGTACAACAAGGTGGGCTGGAACGCCTCCGACACGCACCCGCTGACCCTGGACAATGTCCGCATTCCCGAGGCGAACCTCCTGGGCGAGCGCGGCCGTGGCTATGCGAACTTCCTGTCCATCCTTGACGAGGGCCGGATCGCGATCGCTGCCCTGGCCACAGGCGCAGCCCAGGGTTGCGTGGACCTCTCGGTGAAGTATGCCAAGGAGCGCAGCGCGTT contains the following coding sequences:
- a CDS encoding TetR/AcrR family transcriptional regulator; this encodes MTGGQEASINGTRAAAQRGQATAATQRGQAKELRRLALLSAAAGLFAENGFTRVSLEDLGAAAGVSGPAVYRHFSGKQAVLGELLLSVSRDLLDGGLQVVADSADPLSALTGLIRFQVDFALSNPDVIRVQDRDFGSLSEADQTEVRSLQRSYVETWVDVLARIHADADVPGLRVRAHAAFGLINSTPHSVRHHGRKIAVKSARPILEQMALAALTSA
- a CDS encoding carboxyl transferase domain-containing protein; the protein is METISSLTGAAAGSFQANQDAQLALVEELRERLATAALGGPAKSRERHIARGKLLPRERIEYLLDDGSPFLEIAPLAANGMYNDDSPGAGVIAGIGLVHGRHVLVISNDATVKGGTYYPLTVKKHLRAQEIALENKLPCIYLVDSGGAFLPKQDEVFPDKEHFGRIFFNQAKMSAAKIPQIASVMGSCTAGGAYVPAMSDETVIVRNQGTIFLGGPPLVKAAIGEIVTAEELGGGDVHSRISGVTDHLAENDHHALEIVRDIVATLPKPAQPAWDVSDVVLPPVVDPSEIYGIVPTDVNAQYDVREVIARLVDGSEFHEFKKNYGTTLVTGFAHLHGHPVGIVANNGVLFSESSLKGAHFIELCDQRGIPLIFLQNLSGFMVGKDYEQGGIAKNGAKMVTAVATARVPKLTVVIGGSFGAGNYSMCGRAYSPRFLWMWPAARISVMGGNQASSVLATVKRDQYEAAGQEWSAEDEEAFKAPIKQQYEDQGSPYYSTARLWDDGIIDPADTRRVLGMALDVVSRPPLPETSFGLLRM
- a CDS encoding biotin carboxylase N-terminal domain-containing protein: MTAPITIAAQPEHRIQARTFGAVLVANRGEIACRVIRTLKDMGIRSVAVYSDADKDAKHVALADTAVAIGGTAPAESYLKIDAIIEACRRSGADAVHPGYGFLSENVEFAKALEAAGITFIGPGIGAIEVMGDKIRSKNHVMAYGVPCVPGIAQPGLSDGELIQAAPDVGFPLLIKPSAGGGGKGMHVVERPEDMASTLATARRVAASAFGDDTLFLERLIRAPRHIEVQVLADNHGNVIHLGERECSLQRRHQKVIEEAPSALFESLPNGVEERARIGEAACNAARSVNYSGAGTVEFLVSDEHPDEFFFMEMNTRLQVEHPVTEMVTGIDLVEWQVRIAAGEVLTVAQSDVVLKGHAVEARVYAEVPERNFMPSMGRVVALAEQGAADAGVSGELPANANVRIDSAMRQNVEITGDYDPMLAKVIAWGDDRAAALETLDAALGRYTLLGVDTNVEYLRLLINAPEVRAGHLDTGLIERRLPSMAFRHVGPAELIAAALTLWLERTGAALAGHAWEVPDAWRVGGRGAWTATFGVPGGGTATVSLTEVASVKDRLGTVTASVDGGDPVIVRVADRGDNRIVVEFDDGPITFAVGRSEDSANNGPTSVRELFLGNNGWSCRLEVLNRAERLRRMLAGIQREDGAADPEVRSPMPGTVVSVSVTDGDTVEAGQALLAVEAMKMEHQLVATVAGTVHLTSKPGDLVKADQVLATIHVDTDSTSTDEEVQP
- a CDS encoding acyl-CoA dehydrogenase family protein, with amino-acid sequence MSTFELNEEYQDLSDSVREFADEVVAPVSAKHDEEHSFPYEVVKQMGEMGLFGLPFPEEFGGMGGDYFALALALEQLGRVDQSVAITLEAGVSLGAMPVYRFGTEEQKQEWLPQLASGRSLAGFGLTEREAGSDAGGTKTNAHLDNGEWVINGNKEFITNSGTDITTLVTVTAVTGQKENADGSTKKEISTILVPTDTPGFTAEKPYNKVGWNASDTHPLTLDNVRIPEANLLGERGRGYANFLSILDEGRIAIAALATGAAQGCVDLSVKYAKERSAFGQNIGKYQAIQFKIARMQARAHTARLAYYDAASRMLAGKPFKTEAAIAKMVAGEAAMDNARDATQVFGGYGFINEFTVARHYRDSKILEIGEGTTEVQLMLIARELGL